In Belonocnema kinseyi isolate 2016_QV_RU_SX_M_011 chromosome 4, B_treatae_v1, whole genome shotgun sequence, a single window of DNA contains:
- the LOC117171875 gene encoding uncharacterized protein LOC117171875 isoform X1 produces MAANILTLIEGSRQGRRKQVFKGIPDLDSETRFCPDLDSETYIKIEPKVYEEEVSENGFVGFDNTATRIPSTTDIGALNLWTTKATSCLIAQYKKYKAHVGQTTKMRSLREMFEMISFEMQKYGFYFSAQKCENKWRVLERKYKNLVFREKLKKPGRMRHYGHWEHRRALDEIFDEQKQHMYLDESDFPPPSGSAKIAAMMMPQLTQNGNIANNGTSTQSSIGNNNSHPESNNAYSKRTENLADQSGIIKTFLANFVDEMTKNFALAERNNERRHQEDLAMRQSELEVQKKILRMKEKKLELQKINMMAAAQNLGLNL; encoded by the exons ATGGCTGCGAATATCCTCACTTTGATAG AAGGATCTCGTCAGGGACGGCGCAAACAGGTTTTCAAAGGCATTCCAG ATCTTGACAGTGAAACTCGCTTTTGCCCTGATCTTGACAGTGAAACTTACATCAAAATCGAGCCAAAGGTTTACGAGGAAGAAGTTTCCGAAAATGGATTTGTGGGATTCGACAATACGGCTACTAGAATTCCATCTACTACCGATATAGGAGCCCTAAATCTCTGGACCACCAAGGCTACAAGTTGCCTCATAGCTCAGTATAAAAAATACAAAGCCCATGTAGGTCAAACGACAAAAATGAGAAGCCTACGCGAAATGTTCGAGATGATTTCCTTCGAGATGCAGAAATACGGCTTTTACTTTAGTgctcaaaaatgtgaaaataaatggCGTGTCCTTGAACGCAAGTACAAGAATCTGGTATTTCGTGAGAAATTAAAGAAGCCTGGTAGAATGAGACACTACGGACACTGGGAACACAGAAGGGCGCTAGACGAAATATTCGATGAGCAGAAGCAACACATGTATTTAGACGAAAGCGATTTTCCTCCTCCAAGCGGTTCTGCTAAGATCGCAGCAATGATGATGCCACAACTTACACAGAATGGAAACATTGCCAATAACGGTACCTCTACCCAGTCTTCGATTGGCAATAATAATTCTCATCCCGAATCGAATAATGCATATAGCAAAAGAACGGAAAACTTGGCTGATCAAAGTggaattataaaaacatttctcgCCAACTTTGTCGATGAAATGACAAAAAACTTTGCTTTAGCTGAGAGAAACAACGAAAGGAGACACCAGGAAGATCTCGCAATGAGGCAGAGTGAATTGGAAGTTCAGAAGAAGATCCTGAGGATGAAGGAGAAGAAATTGGAACTTCAGAAAATTAATATGATGGCAGCTGCTCAGAATCTAGGCCTCAATTTATAG
- the LOC117171875 gene encoding uncharacterized protein LOC117171875 isoform X2 — MAANILTLIGSRQGRRKQVFKGIPDLDSETRFCPDLDSETYIKIEPKVYEEEVSENGFVGFDNTATRIPSTTDIGALNLWTTKATSCLIAQYKKYKAHVGQTTKMRSLREMFEMISFEMQKYGFYFSAQKCENKWRVLERKYKNLVFREKLKKPGRMRHYGHWEHRRALDEIFDEQKQHMYLDESDFPPPSGSAKIAAMMMPQLTQNGNIANNGTSTQSSIGNNNSHPESNNAYSKRTENLADQSGIIKTFLANFVDEMTKNFALAERNNERRHQEDLAMRQSELEVQKKILRMKEKKLELQKINMMAAAQNLGLNL; from the exons ATGGCTGCGAATATCCTCACTTTGATAG GATCTCGTCAGGGACGGCGCAAACAGGTTTTCAAAGGCATTCCAG ATCTTGACAGTGAAACTCGCTTTTGCCCTGATCTTGACAGTGAAACTTACATCAAAATCGAGCCAAAGGTTTACGAGGAAGAAGTTTCCGAAAATGGATTTGTGGGATTCGACAATACGGCTACTAGAATTCCATCTACTACCGATATAGGAGCCCTAAATCTCTGGACCACCAAGGCTACAAGTTGCCTCATAGCTCAGTATAAAAAATACAAAGCCCATGTAGGTCAAACGACAAAAATGAGAAGCCTACGCGAAATGTTCGAGATGATTTCCTTCGAGATGCAGAAATACGGCTTTTACTTTAGTgctcaaaaatgtgaaaataaatggCGTGTCCTTGAACGCAAGTACAAGAATCTGGTATTTCGTGAGAAATTAAAGAAGCCTGGTAGAATGAGACACTACGGACACTGGGAACACAGAAGGGCGCTAGACGAAATATTCGATGAGCAGAAGCAACACATGTATTTAGACGAAAGCGATTTTCCTCCTCCAAGCGGTTCTGCTAAGATCGCAGCAATGATGATGCCACAACTTACACAGAATGGAAACATTGCCAATAACGGTACCTCTACCCAGTCTTCGATTGGCAATAATAATTCTCATCCCGAATCGAATAATGCATATAGCAAAAGAACGGAAAACTTGGCTGATCAAAGTggaattataaaaacatttctcgCCAACTTTGTCGATGAAATGACAAAAAACTTTGCTTTAGCTGAGAGAAACAACGAAAGGAGACACCAGGAAGATCTCGCAATGAGGCAGAGTGAATTGGAAGTTCAGAAGAAGATCCTGAGGATGAAGGAGAAGAAATTGGAACTTCAGAAAATTAATATGATGGCAGCTGCTCAGAATCTAGGCCTCAATTTATAG